The genomic window GATGGGCCGCTGGCGCGGATCCGGGTGCCCGGTGGGCGGTTGGAACCGGGGCAGGTGCAGGTGTTGGCTGAGGCGGCGCGGGAGCTCGCGGGTGGGGATATCGAGCTGACGTCGCGAGGGAATGTTCAGTTGCGGCAGGTGCGAGATGCCGCGGAGCTGACCGGGCGGTTGGCTGCGGCGGGGTTGTTGCCGAGTCGGACGCATGAGCGGGTGCGCAATATTATCGCTTCGCCGCTGTCCGGTCGGATCGGTGGCGCGGCGGATGTCCATCCACTCGTCCCGGTCCTCGACGCCGGACTGCTTGCCGCGCCGCGCCTGGCCGAACTCCCCGGCCGAGTGCTGTTCACCCTCGACGACGGGCGTGGCGATATCAGCGGCCTCGACGGCGATATCGGCGTACATGCCACGGGCCCAGACGAATTCGCGCTCGTGCTGGCGGGAACTGACTCCGGCATCCGGGTTTCGGCCGCCGACGCGGTCGATGTCATGCTCGCCGCCGCGCACACCTTCCTCGACCTGCGTGGCGACGAGGCGGGCCGGTGGCGGCTGCACGACATCGAGGACGGCGCCGCGCGGGTAGCGGACCACCTCGGCCTCACCCCCGCTGCCGAACGGGTCGATTTCACTGCGGCCCAAGACATTCCGATCGGCTGGCTGGATCAGGACAACGGTTTGGTCAGCCTCGGCGCAGGCGTCCGCCTTGGCTCCCTACCCGCCCGCACCGCCGAATTCATCGCCGCCGTCGACCGTCCCGTCTTCATCACCCCGTGGCGCACGCTTATCATCGCCGACTTGGCCGAATGGGCCGCCGAGCAAGTTGTCCGCGTGCTCGCCCCGATGGACCTAATCTTCGACGCCAACTCCCCCTGGCTCCAGGTCAGCGCCTGCGCGGGTCGGCCAGGCTGCGCAAAGTCACGCACCGACGTCCGCGCGGACGTCACAGCCGCCGTCGAAACGGGCCGAGTCCTGCCGCCAGAATCGAAACCCCCTGCACGCCAAGACATCCCCACGCTACCCGCAAACGAGCTGGTAGTCGCCGGACGCCAACACTGGTCCGGCTGCGACCGCCGCTGCGGCCGACCACGCGGCATCGTCACCGACGTGACCGCCACCGACACCGGCTACCGCATCGACTGACCGTCCCCACCCAGCCCGAATCCGCGCGCCCATGATCAAGGGGACATGGTGGGGGCATCGCCCGAGAGGGTCCGCCACTATGTCCCGTTGACCATGTACCCGCTGTCTACTCGTGGACTTCCAAGGTGCAGCACTTGACGCTGCCGCCGGCCTTGAGGAGTTCGGACATGTCGATGCCGACTGGGTTGTAGCCGCGGGTGCGCAGCGATTCGATCAGGGTGGTGGCCTTGTCGCTGAGGAAGACGTTGAAACCGTCGGAGACGCCGTTCAAGCCGAGGACTTCGGCGTCCGCGTCGGTGGCGACGATGGCGTCGGGGTACAGCTCGGTGAGCACTGCCTGGCTCGCCGGGCTGAAGGCGGGTGGGAAGTAGGCGATGGTGGTGTCGTCGAGGGGCAGCAGGACGGTGTCGAGGTGGTAGAAGCGCGGGTCGACCAGCTCCAATGAGACCACCGGGCGGGAAAAGTGCTGCGCCACTTCCTGATGCGCGGCGAGCGAGCTGCGGAATCCCATCCCGGCCAGCATGCGGTCACCGACCAGGAGGAAGTCGCCTTCACCCTCGTTGACCTCCTTGGCGTCGACCAGTCCGGCCAGCCCGTGCTGGGCGAACCAGCGGTGGTAGGCGGGTCCCTCGGCGGCGCGTTCGGGGTGGGTGAACTTGGCCGACATCGCGCGGTCGCCGATGATGAGGCCGCCGTTCGCGGCGAACACCATGTCCGGCAGGCCGGGCACGCCGGGCACTACGTCTACCTTGTGCCCATACTCCTCGTAGGTGGCGCGCAGCGTTTCCCACTGCAGCAGGGCGAGGGACCGGTCGACCGGCTCGGTCGGATCCATCCACGGATTGATGGAGTAGGTCACCTCGAAGTAGTCCGGACGGCACATGACGAACCGTCGCGGCAACGGCTGACGGGCGGTGGTCTCGGCGCGGAGGGTGGCTACTGACGTCAACGTGTCTCCCGGAGGTCGGCGCGATCTTGCTGCTCACACGACGGTAATTCGCCTACTATTGCGCCAGGAACAACGAATCGTTGCGCATATCAGCGCTAGAGCACCGAATAATTGCGCGATACGGAAGCGGGTGTGACGTGGACGACATCGACCGGCGCATTTTGGAGCACCTGCTCAGACACGCGCGTGCCTCGTTCCAAGAAATCGGCAGCGCGGTGGGCCTGACCGCCCCCGCCGTGAAGCGGCGTGTCGACAAGATGGTCGCGAACAAACAGATCACCGGTTTCACCGCGCTGGTCAACCCGGCGGCGATGGGCTGGAAGACCGAGGCCTACGTCGAGGTGTACTACCGCGACAACATCTCCCCCGCCGAACTCCGCCGCAGCCTGGAACCGATCCCGCAGGTCGTCGGCGTGTGGACGATCGCGGGCGAGGCCGACGCACTCGTCCACGTAATGGCCACCGACATGGCCGAAATCGAGGTAACCGTCGAACGAATCCGCGAAAACGCCCGAGTCGGCCGCACCCGCAGCTCAATCGTCATGTCCCGCATCCTCGAACGCCCCCGCACCTAACCGGCCCAGCGGGACCTCACCGCACCCCAACCGGCGAGTCGCCTTCCTCATGTCCCACTTGGCGGCTGTCTGTCGACATCGCCATGGCTGGCTAGCGAGAAGGCGCCGTCTTCACCACAGGGACTTCGCGCCCCGGGAATCGAGAGTCCGAGCGGTAATCCGGCATCCCACCGCCGACGCTGCCTCCGAGCGGGACCTCACCGAGCGCCGAGCGGCGAGTCGCCTCTCTCATGTCCCGCTCGGCGGGCGGTGGGGGTACTGGCCACTGGCTACCCGCGCCGACCTGGGGTGGGAGGGACCTCTTAGGGTGGGGCGCATGTCCGATGTGCGTGCCAGTTACCTGACCGATGGGGCCGAGATTTATCGGCGCTCGTTTGCGATGATTCGGGCGGAGGCGGATTTGAGTGGGTTTCCGCCGGATGTGGCTCGGGTGGTGGTGCGGATGATTCACGGGTGTGGGCAGGTGGATTTGGCGGGGGATGTGGCTTTTTCGGCGGGGGTGGTGGCTGCGGCGCGGGGGGCGTTGCGGGCGGGGGCGCCGATTTTGTGTGATGCCAATATGGTCGCGTCGGGGGTGACGCGTAAGCGGTTGCCTGCCGATAATGCGGTGATCTGTACGCTTGCCGATCCTCGGGTGCCAGAACTGGCTGCGGCCATGGGGAATACGCGTTCCGCGGCGGCGCTCGAGCTGTGGCGGGAGCATCTCGACGGTGCTGTCGTCGCCATTGGGAACGCGCCGACCGCGCTGTTCCATCTGCTGGACATGCTCGATGCGGGTGCGCCTCGCCCGGCCGCCATCCTGGGAATCCCCGTCGGCTTCATCGGCGCGGCCGAATCCAAGGACGCGCTGGTGGGTTTCGGCGGTGTCGAGTACCTCACCGTTCGCGGTCGGCGCGGCGGCAGCGCCATCACCGCCTCCGCGCTGAATGCGATTGCGAGCGAACAGGAATGACGGACAGCACGGCTGGTGCCAGGCAAGCGGACGATGCGACTCGGCCGCCCGACCGCGGATCGGTGCCGAGTCAGCACGCCACCCGAGGTGACCAGCGTCACCTGCCGCAGGAGGGCGACGTGCAGTTCGGCGAAACAGCTACCGCGCCAGGCAAATTGTGGGGTGTGGGACTCGGACCGGGCGACCCCGAGCTTGTCACGGTGAAGGCGGCGCGGGTGATCGCCGCGGCCGATGTGATCGCGTTCCACAGCGCGCGGCACGGGCGCAGCATCTCCAGAGCTATTGCCGCACCGTATATGCGGGCCGGACAACTGGAGGAGCATCTCGTCTACCCGGTGACCACCGAGACCACCGTCCACCCCGGTGGCTATCAGGGTGCGATCGATGAGTTCTACGAGCAGGCCGCGCAACGGCTGGCCGGACACCTGGCGGCCGGACGCTCGGTCGCGCTGCTCGCCGCGGGCGACCCCCTGTTCTACAGCTCCTACATGCACATGCACCGACGGCTGGCGGATCGATTCGAGGCCGAGATCATCCCCGGGATCACCTCGGTCAGCGCCGCGTCGGCGGCGCTGGGGACCCCGCTGGTCGAGGGCGAGCAGGTGCTGACCGTGCTGCCCGGCACCATGCCCGTCGACGAGCTCACCCGCCGCCTGCGCGACACCGAGGCTGCCGCCATCATGAAGCTCGGCCGCACCTACCCCCATGTGCGCCAAGCACTTTCGGATTCCGGTCGGCTCGACGACGCCTACTACGTGGAACGCGCGAGCAGCACCCGTCAACGCGTCCTGCGCGCCGCCGAGGTGGACGACGCGGATGTCCCGTACTTCTCCATCACCCTCGTGCCAGGCCCGACGCCGACCACTCCGCTCCCCCGAGCGGCCACGGAACTTGATGCAGCGCTGCATGTCTCGGCCAACGATCACTCTCGCGCGAGTTCACCCACTCGATCTCGCGCAAATGCACCCGCCGCAACGAGAGATTCGCCCGTCGAGCACCACGAAACCAGCACGGTTGCGCCCTCTTTCGCCGATGACGCGCCTCTCGATCGCGCACCCGACCGCCCCGGTCAAGTGATCGTCGTCGGGCTCGGCCCTGGCGCACCCGAGTGGACAACAACCGAGGTGCACGAAGCACTCGCCGACGCAACGGATCTCGTCGGCTACACCACCTATCTGAATCGAGTCCCCGCCCGGCCGGGACAGCGCAGGCATGCCAGCGACAACCGTGTCGAGTCGGAGCGCGCCGCCATGGCATTGGATCTGGCCAGGCGGGGCGCCCGGGTCGTGGTGGTGTCCTCGGGCGATCCGGGTGTGTTCGCGATGGCGGCAGCGGTGCTCGAGGAAGCCGCGGATCCGCAGTGGCGCGCGGTGCCCGTGCGGGTGCTGCCCGGCCTCACCGCGGCCAATGCGGTGGCCAGCCGGGCCGGTGCGCCGCTCGGGCACGACTACGCGATGATCTCCCTCTCGGATCGACTCAAGCCGTGGGAGGTTGTCGCCCAACGGCTTTCCGCGGTCGCCGCCGCCGACATGGCGATCGCCGTGTACAACCCGGCCTCCTCGCAGCGCACCTGGCAGGTCGGTGCGATGCGGGATCTGCTGCTGGAGCATCGGAAGCCCGACACGCCCGTGGTGCTCGGCCGCGACGTGGGCGGCCCGACCGAGTCCGTCCGGGTGGTGTCGCTCGGCGACCTCGACCCGGCCGAGGTCGACATGCGCACCCTGTTGATCATCGGCGCGTCGACCACCGTGGCAATGCACACCGACCAGGGCGTCCGCGTTTACACCTCGCGTCGCTACGCGGGGACGGGCGACGCGGCGCCGGCCGACGCGTAGGATCTGCTGACGCACTGACGAATGGAGGGATCTTGGCCGCGACACTGTCGGAGCTGACGCTGCGCGCCCGAGCCCTGGAGGCCCCGCAAGCGAACAAGCGCTCGACGAACAGGGCGATGTGCTCAGCGAGCTCGCGGCTCTGACCAGAAAGGCGCTCGACGGCATCAACCGGATCGAGGAGCGCACCGAGAAGATCGAGGAAGACCTCGTCGAACTTCGCCTGAGTCAAGTGCGGTTGGAAGAAGGCATGGCGCTGGTACTCGCCCGTCTCGATCAGTTGGTCGACGGCAAATAGGTCACCTCGCGAACCCGGCGCACGCGTTCGTATAACATTCCACTATGGAAGGTTGACAGCGAAGGGAGCAGTCGGTTGACGAAAACCGCGACCAGCCACAAGCCGTTGAACTCCACGGCCGCGTCGCTGCTCGGATTTCTGCACGAAGGCCCCATGTCCGGTTGGGACCTAGTGGCCAAGGCCCAGGACCGGATCGGCGACTTCTGGACGATCACGCAGAGCCAGGTCTATCGGGAACTCAACGCGATGGACGCGGCCGGGCTGGTCGAGAAAGGCGCGCCGGGGGCCCGTGAGCGCACGCCCTATCTGATCACCGATACCGGCCGGGAAGCCTTCCTGGAGTGGATCGCCCGCGATCCCGGCGGCGAGAACATCCGCTTCCCCCTGCTGCTCACGCTGTCCTTCGGCGACCACCTCGATCGCGCGCATCTGGACCGGATCATCGCCGCCAACAGGGAGATTCATCAGACGCGGCTCACCAAGTACCTCGATGAGGACCCCACCGACCTGCCGCCCTACGCCCGCGCCACCCTGGATTTCGGTATCGGATACGAACGCGCCGTACTCGATTGGTTCGACCGGTTGCCCGAACTACTCGGCCGCTGACCGCTCGCGCAGCCAATCCCACGCCTGCGCAACGGTTTCCATCACCACGGCGGCGTCAGGCAGTGGCGGGCGGTCGATCATGACGACTGGGATTCCCGCCGAACGGGCGGCGATGAGCTTGGCATCGGTCTGATCGCCGCCGCTGTCCTTGGTGACGAGTACATCGATGCGCTTGTCCGCCAGCAGCCGCGATTCGTCCTCGAGCGTGAAAGGCCCGCGGGCAAGCAGTAGTTCATGATTCGCCGGAAGCGCGCCTTCGGGTGGGTCGATGGCACGGATCAAGAACCAAGGGCGGGTCAGTCCGGCGAAAGCGCCGACACCCTGACGTCCGATGGTCAAGAACACCCGCTCACCGAGCTCACCAACGGACTTTGCCGCTGCGGCGAGGTCGGGTACCCGAATCCACCGGTCGCCGGGCTGCGCGGACCAGCCGGGCCGCCGCACATGCACGAGCGGAAGACCCAGATCCGTCGCTGCCGCAGCGGCATTCGCGCTGATGACACCCGCGAACGGATGCGTGGCATCGACCAGCGCACCGATCTCGTTGGTCCGCAACCACTCCCGCAGCCCGTCGACGCCGCCGAAGCCGCCGACGCGCACCGCACCGACCGGCAACAGCGGGTCGCGAACGCGACCGGCGAGCGAGGAGACGATGTCGAATCCTTGCTCGCCGGAAGCGATGTGAGCGAGTTCCCTGGCTTCCCGGGTACCGCCCAGAATCAGTATTCTCAGGGCTGGCCGCTGAAGTAGGCGATGCCCGCGTTCAGCAACGACGGTCCGCCCGCGACGGCAAGACCGATGATCGCGCCGAGCACGGCACCGGGCAGGATGCCGACGCCGAAGAACAGGATGCCGACCGCCGCGCCGATCAGGCCGCCGACCAGCGCGCCGAGCGAGGCACGCTGCAACTCGGCGAAGAACCAGTCCTGCGCGCCGATGAACTCGGCGGTGGTCGGCGCGCTCGCGGTCGGCGTGACCTGCGGGGTCAGCGTCAGCTGCGAGGCGTCGTCGGCGATAGCCGCGGCGATCTGCACCGGCTGACCCTTGGCCGTCGCGGTGAGCGGAATGGTGGTGACGGTCTCGCCCGCGGAATTCTTCAGGGTGACCGACTGCTTGTCACCGGCCAGGCTGAACGCGCCGCCGGTGACGCTGGTGACGACGGACTTGCCCGCGTCGGCCAGCTGCAGGGCGTAGCTGACGCCCTGGTCCTCACCCTTGACGGTCGGCGCGGTGGTGGTCTGATCCTGCACCGCGGGCGGCACCGGAGCAGCGTACGTGGTACCGGCGGTGACACCGGTAGCGGCGATGGCCAACAGTGCGGTTGCGGCGAATTTCTTGTATTTCATCTATCTCCCCATCAGGAACCGGATTTCCGATCATGATCGGATATCGGCCCCGACCCTACCTGCTGGGCCGAACCCGTTTCATCCGCGGACCTCGTTTCGCGGCGCCGCATTGTGCATCTTCACAACAGACCATTGCGTCACCGGCAGCTGCGGGCGCCAAGTCGTGAATGATCCCAGTGCCTCCGCGCGGTAGATCTGAAACTTCCGCAATCCGCCCCCGTGCGCGGACGCCCAGCTGAGCAGCAATGATTCCGATTCCGCGGTCACCGCGTTGACGACGAGCCGACCGCCGTGTCGCAGCTGCGACCAGCATGTCTCGAGTAGGCCATCCTGGGTGAGGCCGCCACCGACGAAAATGGCGTCCGGAGGGGCGACTTCGGCACCGTCGGCCTGCGCTGCCCGGCCCAGTTCCGCGCGCGCCTCGCCGCGCACATCGATGTGCGGAACACCGAGGGCGGCGGCATTGTCGGCGATGTGCCGCCGCCTGTGCTCGAGCCGTTCGAAAGTAATTGCCCGGCAACTGGGATGGGTGCGGCACCATTCGATCGCGATACTGCCCGAGCCGCCGCCGATATCCCACAGCAGTTCTCCTGGCGCGGGCGCCAGTGCGGCCAACGTCAGTGCCCGGACCTCGTGCTTGGTGAGTTGGCCGTCGCCGCTGAACAATTCGTCCGGCAGGCCGGGTAGGCGGGTCGCGCGAATTTGTCCCGCGTCCGCGACGCACTCGATCGCCAGGATGTTCAGCGGATCTCCAGGGGGCCGCTGCCACTGCTTCGCCATCCCCGCCTCGATTCGTTCCGCGGGACCGCCCAGCTGTTCGAGCACCGTCAGCGCCGAATCACCGAAGCCGTTGCGCGACAACAACTCCGAAAGTCGCGCCGGAGTGTGCTGATCGGCGCTGAGCACCAGCACCCTTCGCCCGTGCACCAGTTCCGGAAGCACTGTCTCCAAAGCCCGACCCACCACACTGACCACCGGCGTTTCGGCCACGCCCCAGCCCAGCCGCGCACACGCCAACGACGCCGACGACGGCTGCGGCAACACCCGCAACGAACCGGCCCCCAGCAACCGCGCCAGCGTCACGCCGATCCCATAGAACATCGGGTCCCCGCTGGCCAGCACACATGCCCGGGCCCCGGCATACCGTTCGAACAGCCCTGGCAGCGCAGGCAGCAATGGCGACGGCCAGGTAACCCGCTCCCCCGCCGAAACCTGTTCCGGCACAAGGGCAAGCTGGCGCGCCGAGCCGAAGATCACCTCGGCTGACGCGATCGCCTCCCGCGCCGATCGACCGAGTCCGTCCCACCCGTCGGCTCCGATCCCGGCGACTACGACCGGCGGCCCGGACCACGACATCGTCACCTGGGGCCGCCTGGCAGAGCATGCGGTGCCGAGGGGGCGCACATCAAATCGGCGCCCGCCGTACCGTGCCGAAGCAGCGTCACCCAGCCCTGACCGCTCACCGTGGCATCCGGCGCCAGATCGCTTGGGGCAGTAAGCGCATCACGAAGAAGACCGGCTGGAGGATGCGAGGCACCCAGACCGTTCCCGAGCGCTTGTGCAGTCCCTTGACCACAGCATCGGCCACCTGGTGCGGCTTGCTGGAAAAGGGTGCCGGTTCCATGCCCTCGGTCATCCGGCCGATGACGAAACCTGGGCGCACCAGCAGGAGGTGAACACCGCTGCCGTGCAACGCATCCGCGAGCCCACTGGCGAAACCGTCGAGTCCGGCCTTCGCCGATCCGTAGACGTAGTTGGCGCGGCGGACCCGGACACCGGCCACCGAGCTGAACGCGACGATCTGCCCATCGCCTTGGGCGCGAAGCAGATTCGCGAGCGTGGTGAGCACGCTGAGCTGGGCGACGTAGTCGGTGTGCACCACGGCGAGTGCGTGCGCCGGATCTCGTTCGGCCCGTGCCTGATCGCCGAGGATGCCGAACGCGAGCACCGCCACTCCGATCGGCCCGTACTCGGCCGTGACCTTCTCCAGGAACGCCGGATGATTCGCCGTGTCGTCGGCGTCGAACTCCACGCAGTGCACGGCCGCCGCGCCGGCCGACTCGATCTCCGCGCGCTGTTCCGCCAGCTCGCCGCTGCGCCGGGCCGCGA from Nocardia iowensis includes these protein-coding regions:
- a CDS encoding nitrite/sulfite reductase; this encodes MSRRVPDSCPGVLRLHEAADGPLARIRVPGGRLEPGQVQVLAEAARELAGGDIELTSRGNVQLRQVRDAAELTGRLAAAGLLPSRTHERVRNIIASPLSGRIGGAADVHPLVPVLDAGLLAAPRLAELPGRVLFTLDDGRGDISGLDGDIGVHATGPDEFALVLAGTDSGIRVSAADAVDVMLAAAHTFLDLRGDEAGRWRLHDIEDGAARVADHLGLTPAAERVDFTAAQDIPIGWLDQDNGLVSLGAGVRLGSLPARTAEFIAAVDRPVFITPWRTLIIADLAEWAAEQVVRVLAPMDLIFDANSPWLQVSACAGRPGCAKSRTDVRADVTAAVETGRVLPPESKPPARQDIPTLPANELVVAGRQHWSGCDRRCGRPRGIVTDVTATDTGYRID
- the ddaH gene encoding dimethylargininase, whose protein sequence is MTSVATLRAETTARQPLPRRFVMCRPDYFEVTYSINPWMDPTEPVDRSLALLQWETLRATYEEYGHKVDVVPGVPGLPDMVFAANGGLIIGDRAMSAKFTHPERAAEGPAYHRWFAQHGLAGLVDAKEVNEGEGDFLLVGDRMLAGMGFRSSLAAHQEVAQHFSRPVVSLELVDPRFYHLDTVLLPLDDTTIAYFPPAFSPASQAVLTELYPDAIVATDADAEVLGLNGVSDGFNVFLSDKATTLIESLRTRGYNPVGIDMSELLKAGGSVKCCTLEVHE
- a CDS encoding Lrp/AsnC family transcriptional regulator, translating into MDDIDRRILEHLLRHARASFQEIGSAVGLTAPAVKRRVDKMVANKQITGFTALVNPAAMGWKTEAYVEVYYRDNISPAELRRSLEPIPQVVGVWTIAGEADALVHVMATDMAEIEVTVERIRENARVGRTRSSIVMSRILERPRT
- a CDS encoding precorrin-8X methylmutase, encoding MSDVRASYLTDGAEIYRRSFAMIRAEADLSGFPPDVARVVVRMIHGCGQVDLAGDVAFSAGVVAAARGALRAGAPILCDANMVASGVTRKRLPADNAVICTLADPRVPELAAAMGNTRSAAALELWREHLDGAVVAIGNAPTALFHLLDMLDAGAPRPAAILGIPVGFIGAAESKDALVGFGGVEYLTVRGRRGGSAITASALNAIASEQE
- a CDS encoding precorrin-2 C(20)-methyltransferase → MTDSTAGARQADDATRPPDRGSVPSQHATRGDQRHLPQEGDVQFGETATAPGKLWGVGLGPGDPELVTVKAARVIAAADVIAFHSARHGRSISRAIAAPYMRAGQLEEHLVYPVTTETTVHPGGYQGAIDEFYEQAAQRLAGHLAAGRSVALLAAGDPLFYSSYMHMHRRLADRFEAEIIPGITSVSAASAALGTPLVEGEQVLTVLPGTMPVDELTRRLRDTEAAAIMKLGRTYPHVRQALSDSGRLDDAYYVERASSTRQRVLRAAEVDDADVPYFSITLVPGPTPTTPLPRAATELDAALHVSANDHSRASSPTRSRANAPAATRDSPVEHHETSTVAPSFADDAPLDRAPDRPGQVIVVGLGPGAPEWTTTEVHEALADATDLVGYTTYLNRVPARPGQRRHASDNRVESERAAMALDLARRGARVVVVSSGDPGVFAMAAAVLEEAADPQWRAVPVRVLPGLTAANAVASRAGAPLGHDYAMISLSDRLKPWEVVAQRLSAVAAADMAIAVYNPASSQRTWQVGAMRDLLLEHRKPDTPVVLGRDVGGPTESVRVVSLGDLDPAEVDMRTLLIIGASTTVAMHTDQGVRVYTSRRYAGTGDAAPADA
- a CDS encoding PadR family transcriptional regulator; the protein is MTKTATSHKPLNSTAASLLGFLHEGPMSGWDLVAKAQDRIGDFWTITQSQVYRELNAMDAAGLVEKGAPGARERTPYLITDTGREAFLEWIARDPGGENIRFPLLLTLSFGDHLDRAHLDRIIAANREIHQTRLTKYLDEDPTDLPPYARATLDFGIGYERAVLDWFDRLPELLGR
- a CDS encoding cobalt-precorrin-6A reductase, which produces MRILILGGTREARELAHIASGEQGFDIVSSLAGRVRDPLLPVGAVRVGGFGGVDGLREWLRTNEIGALVDATHPFAGVISANAAAAATDLGLPLVHVRRPGWSAQPGDRWIRVPDLAAAAKSVGELGERVFLTIGRQGVGAFAGLTRPWFLIRAIDPPEGALPANHELLLARGPFTLEDESRLLADKRIDVLVTKDSGGDQTDAKLIAARSAGIPVVMIDRPPLPDAAVVMETVAQAWDWLRERSAAE
- the cbiE gene encoding precorrin-6y C5,15-methyltransferase (decarboxylating) subunit CbiE, whose amino-acid sequence is MSWSGPPVVVAGIGADGWDGLGRSAREAIASAEVIFGSARQLALVPEQVSAGERVTWPSPLLPALPGLFERYAGARACVLASGDPMFYGIGVTLARLLGAGSLRVLPQPSSASLACARLGWGVAETPVVSVVGRALETVLPELVHGRRVLVLSADQHTPARLSELLSRNGFGDSALTVLEQLGGPAERIEAGMAKQWQRPPGDPLNILAIECVADAGQIRATRLPGLPDELFSGDGQLTKHEVRALTLAALAPAPGELLWDIGGGSGSIAIEWCRTHPSCRAITFERLEHRRRHIADNAAALGVPHIDVRGEARAELGRAAQADGAEVAPPDAIFVGGGLTQDGLLETCWSQLRHGGRLVVNAVTAESESLLLSWASAHGGGLRKFQIYRAEALGSFTTWRPQLPVTQWSVVKMHNAAPRNEVRG
- a CDS encoding SDR family NAD(P)-dependent oxidoreductase, translating into MGSRGIADGTVLLLGGRSEIGVEVARRLAPGEVVILAARRSGELAEQRAEIESAGAAAVHCVEFDADDTANHPAFLEKVTAEYGPIGVAVLAFGILGDQARAERDPAHALAVVHTDYVAQLSVLTTLANLLRAQGDGQIVAFSSVAGVRVRRANYVYGSAKAGLDGFASGLADALHGSGVHLLLVRPGFVIGRMTEGMEPAPFSSKPHQVADAVVKGLHKRSGTVWVPRILQPVFFVMRLLPQAIWRRMPR